CGCCCGCAGATCGAGGAGATAGCGGATGAACTTCCGCTCTGGGTGCCCACAATAGGGGTTTGACTGACAGGAACAGTCGAGAAAGTCCTCGGCGAAGTCCAGCACTCGCTCCCGGTTTGCCTCGTCGAGTTTCTCCAGTTCGCCCTGGAAGAGCAGGTCGAGGGTCGCCCCCGAGAAGGCCGATTTCGGGAAGGAGACCTCGAGCTGAGAGGCCAGTTGGCGGTGATTTTTCACGTAGATCTTGTCCGTGATGGCCACGCGTAGTTCGCCGTAGCCGAGAGCGGGCCAAAAGCGTGTCGGGAGCCCCCGACCTTTCGTAACGTATTTGGGCGCGAACCCCTTGCGTTCAGCCGTGTCCGGGTTAGGGTAGTGGACTATCCTTCAGCCTTGTGGAGGCTGAGACGCGGGTTCAATTCTCGCACCCGG
This region of Halodesulfurarchaeum sp. HSR-GB genomic DNA includes:
- a CDS encoding DUF5814 domain-containing protein, which encodes MAITDKIYVKNHRQLASQLEVSFPKSAFSGATLDLLFQGELEKLDEANRERVLDFAEDFLDCSCQSNPYCGHPERKFIRYLLDLRARKLDPESIVDVMTDDYMLYAYPGDIYSFLDDAVRNLEAVEEIARVDGREKQAQLAAQRKHELL